The sequence below is a genomic window from Thermoflavifilum sp..
ATAAAACGTTTTAAAAACATATTGTTATGATCAGCCATTTCACGCGAGCCCTGATTATCGACGATGAGCGCCTGGCACGCAATGAGCTCAGGCGCCTGCTGAAGGAGTTTCCGGAAATTCAGGTGGTGGGTGAGGCGGCCAATGCGCAGGAAGGCCTTGAGCAGATCGAAAGCCTGGAACCCGACTTGTTGTTCCTCGACATCCAGATGCCCGACAAGACGGGTTTTGAGCTGCTGGAAATGCTCGACAGGGTGCCCACCGTGATCTTTACAACGGCCTACGATGAATATGCCCTGAAGGCCTTCGAGTTTAATGCACTCGATTACCTGATGAAACCCATAGAGCCGCGTCGCCTGGCCGATGCCCTGCAGAAGCTGCGCCAGCAGGAGCAGAAGGAAAAACAACAGCTCCTGGGCAGGGGCGTGCTCTCGGAAAACGACCAGGTGTTTGTGAAAGACGGCGAACGCTGCTGGTTTGTGAAGCTGCACGAGATCCGCCTGTTCGAAAGTGCGGGCAACTATGCACGCGTGTATTTCGGGAACAACAAGCCCCTGATCCTGAAATCGCTGAACGCCCTCGAAGAGCGGCTCGACCCCCGCGTGTTCTTTCGGGCAAACCGCAAGCATATCGTCAACCTGCGCCATATCGAAAAAATCGACCCGTATTTTAACGGCGGACTGCTGCTGGAGATGCGAGGCGGCGAGAGAATCGAAGTCTCGCGCCGGCAGGCGGTAAAGTTCAAAGAGATGATGAGCCTCTGATGGACTTAATGCATGGTGGTGGCAGGCAGGGAATGAAGCGCAGCCGTCATATCCTTGATGAGCTCCTGATCTTTTTCAATGGCGTTGCCCACCACAATCACGTCGGCACCCGCGCGAGCCATCCGATAGGCGGTTTCCGGATCACGGATGCCACCGCCTACGATGAGGGGCAGGGAAATATTTTCCGATACGCGACGCAGCATCTGCTCGCTGATGGGATGCCGGGCGCCGCTGCCCGCATCCATGTAAATGATTTTCTTCCCCAGCATTTCCCCGGCCATGGCTGTGCACATGGCAATATCATCTTTATCGGCCGGGATGGGGGCGGCATTGCTGATATACGAAACGGTGGTGGGTACTCCGCCGTCGATCACCATATACCCCGTTGAAATCACTTCCACGCCGCTTTGCTTGACGGCAGCCGCCGACAATACATGCTGACCGATGAGCAGCTCGGCATTACGCCCGGAAATGAGCGACAGGTAAAGCAGGGCATCCACATGCCGGCTCAGCTGGGTGGGACTGCCCGGGAATAATATCAATGGTATCCGGCAATGTTGCTTGATGTGCTGGCAGTACGCATCCAGGCGATCGGTAATCATAAGGCTACCGCCGATCAATAAATAGTCCACCCCCGCATCTTCGCTCAGGGTAAGCAATCGATTCAAATCAGGAAAATCAATATTGTCCGGATCAATCAATACCGCAAAAGCCTTTTTGCCTTTTTGTTTGTTTTCACAGAATGTGGTATAGACGGGCTGGTGAGTTTGCATGTCTGGAAAGGCTTATGTACAAAGCTATGATTTTTTTCCTATTAGCAACCGATAACCCCCTGAAAGCCGCGGCCGGGAGGTACGTGCGATGAGTTATTCACAATTGTGCAAAACAAGTGGAAGTGCCCAAAACGGGAATCCATTATTTTCGTTTTCCCGGTCGGGAAATTTTTCACGATAAAAAGATCTGGATTATGACAACCAAAAACCAAACCCTTGCTCAGGGGCTCCAATTCCATCGCTATTTCACGAAAGAAGGCCTGAGCCCCTACGACATGTTCTCCTATGAACTCCGCACCTCGGTGATTCGCAATCCCAATGGAGAGGTGATTTTCGAGATGAACAATGTGGAGGTGCCCGCGCACTGGTCGCAGATTGCTACAGATATCTTAGCCCAGAAATATTTTCGTAAGGCCGGCGTGCCACAGCCCGACGGCAGCCTGGGACGGGAGACCTCGGTGAAACAGGTGGTGCATCGACTGGCCAACTGCTGGCGCAACTGGGGGGAACGCTACGGCTATTTCGCTTCCGCCCACGATGCCCAGGTGTTTTACGATGAGCTGGTTTATTGCATGCTCAACCAGATGTGTGCGCCCAACTCGCCGCAATGGTTTAATACGGGCCTGTATGATAGCTATGGCATCAAGGGCAAGCCGCAGGGACACTACTATGTGGATCCGGAAACCGGCGAACTGAAAGAATCGACTTCGGCTTATGAACGTCCACAGCCCCATGCCTGCTTTATTTTGAGCGTGGAAGACGACCTGGTGAATCCGGGTGGCATCATGGATCTGTGGGTGCGCGAGGCCCGCATCTTCAAATATGGCTCGGGCGTGGGTACCAATTTTTCCAATATTCGGGCCGAAGGAGAAAAGCTCAGCGGCGGGGGTTCTTCGAGTGGATTGATGAGCTTCCTGAAGATCGGCGATCGGGCGGCCGGCGCCATCAAATCGGGAGGCACCACCCGACGGGCCGCCAAGATGGTGTGCCTGGACCTGGACCATCCGGAGGTGGTGGAATTCATCAACTGGAAGGTGGAAGAAGAAAAGAAGGTGGCCGCGCTGATCGCTGCCGGCTACTCATCGGATTATGAAGGCGAGGCCTACCGCACGGTGTCGGGTCAGAATTCGAATAACTCCGTCCGCATCCCCAACGAATTTTTCCGTATCCTGGCCGAGGATGGGATATGGGAAATGAAAGCCCGTACCACGGGTAAGACCATGCGCACCATTAAGGCTCGTGAGCTGTGGGATAAAATTGCTTATGCCGCCTGGCGCTGTGCCGATCCCGGCGTGCAATATGATACCACTATCAACGAATGGCACACCTGTCCGAAAGGAGGCCGCATCCGGGCTTCCAATCCCTGTTCGGAATACATGTTCCTCGACAACACGGCCTGTAACCTGGCTTCCATTAACCTGCGTAAGTTTTACGACGAGGAAGCCAACCGATTCGATATTCCCGCTTTCGAATACGTGGTGCGGCTCTGGACGGTGGTGCTGGAGATCTCCGTGCTCATGGCCCAGTTCCCGTCGAAAGAGGTGGCTCAGCTCAGCTATGACTACCGGACGCTGGGGCTGGGCTATGCCAATCTCGGCTCATTGCTGATGGTCAACGGCATACCGTACGACAGCGAACAGGCCCGGGCCATGGCTGCAGCCATCACCGCCATCATGACCGGCGTGGCCTACAAGACCTCGGCCGAAATGGCCATGCACCTCGGTCCCTTCCCGCGCTTCGCCGAGAACCGGGATGATATGCTGCGCGTGATCCGCAACCACCGGGCAGCGGCTTACGATGCCACCGATGCGTATGAAGGCCTGCAGATCAAACCCCAGGGCATCAACGCCCGCTATTGTCCTGATGACCTGCTGAAAGCCGCCACCCGTGCCTGGGATGAAGCCCTGCAGATGGGCGAGCAATATGGCTACCGCAACGCCCAGGTGAGCGTGATTGCGCCTACCGGCACCATCGGCCTGATCATGGATTGCGATACCACCGGCATTGAGCCCGATTTTGCCCTGGTGAAATTTAAAAAACTCAGCGGCGGCGGTTATTTCAAGATCATCAACCAGTCGATCCCGGTGGCTTTGAAACGGCTGGGCTATAGCGAGACGGAGATCAGGGCTATCGTCGATTATGCTCGCGGCACGGGGAGCTTTGAAGGGGCACCTCATATCAACCACCAGTCTCTGAGTGAGCGGGGCTTCATCGCCGAAGAGCTGAAAAAACTCGACCGGGCGGTAGCTTCGGCATTCGATATCAGCTTTGTCTTCAACGTGTACACCCTCGGCGAGGAATGCCTGCAGCGGCTGGGCTTCAAGCCTGAACAGTATTTCAATCCCGACTTCAGCCTGCTGCATGCCCTGGGCTTCACCGATGCCGAAATTGAAGCCGCCAATGATTATGTGTGCGGCACCATGACGGTGGAGGGCGCTCCTTACCTGAAGCCCGAACACCTGCCGGTGTTCGACTGTGCCAACAAATGCGGGAAAAAAGGCCAGCGCTACATCCATCCGCATGGCCATATCCGCATGATGGCCGCCGTACAGCCCTTTATTTCAGGAGCCATTTCCAAAACCATTAACCTGCCCAACGAGGCCACCGTGGCCGATATTGCCGATTGTTATTACTTGAGCTGGGAGCTGGGACTGAAAGCCTGTGCCCTCTACCGCGATGGCAGCAAATTATCGCAACCGCTCAGCAACCGCACAGAAAAGAAAAAAGAAGAAACGACAACGGAAGCGACTTCAACAAAAACAGAAAAAATCGATTTGAACAGCCTCACCATCGACGAGATTCTTGAAGCCGCGCGGATTAAAATGCAGAGCAGTCCGGATACCTCCTTTATGCGGGCGCTGTCGCGGGTGGTCCAGCGCAAGACCCTGCCGGCCAAACGTCGCGGCTTCACCCAGAAAGCCAAGATCAACGGCCAGACCATCTTCCTGCGTACCGGGGAATACAGTGATGGTACCCTCGGTGAAATCTTCATCGACATGCACAAAGAGGGAGCCACCCTCCGCTCGATGATGAACTGCTTTGCCATCGCCGTATCGATTGGCCTGCAATACGGCGTGCCGCTGGAAGAATTTGTGGATAAGTTTGTCTTCACCCGCTTTGAGCCTTCCGGGCCGGTAGAGCATCCCAACATCAAATTTGCCACTTCTATTGTGGATTATATTTTCCGGGTGCTGGGGTATGAATACCTGCATCGCGATGATCTGGTGCATGTACCCGATCCCGACCGGCAGACAGGTAGCGAAACAAGCGCTGATTGGAGCGGAAGAGCCGAGCCGGTGCAAACCCAGCCGGCGCAGGAGCTCCAGCTCAGCGACAAAAAGCAGCCCGTGCAAATGGAGGCGGCCGTGCATGAGGAAGCAGCCACGGGTGCACAGGCCGGCACACAGGCCTATCTGCGGCAGATGCAAAGCGATGCCCCTTCGTGCCCGAACTGCGGACATATCACCGTGCGCTCGGGCACCTGTTACAAATGCCTGAACTGTGGTTCCAGCCTGGGCTGCAGCTGAGCTGTTAAAATTTTTCAAAGAAGCGAAAAGATATGCTTGTTTTTTCTGGAAAAGTATATATTTGCATTAAATAGGGTTTTCATAAGATAGTAACAAACGTCGGCGCCTTTCTAGGCGCCGTTTTCATTTTCGGGAATCAGGTCGCAATACCAGAACACCGTGTCCCACCCCGTAGATCCTTCAGCGGCCGCAGGAAACTGCCTTTCTATGATTTCCCCCTTCCGGAAAGCTACGGGAAAACGAAACAAAGGCCCATCGAACACGAAACTGTGAAATTCACCATTTTCCCCACACGGATCCACATCGGGCGGCAGATCTTCAATGAAGCGATGATCGATGATACGTCCGGCAAACGAACGGTCGAGCCGATGACCATTTACACACACCACGATAGCCTGAAAACCGCTATCCACAAAGCGCTTCAACAGGTCGCGGGTATCCTCCTTCCAGAGCGGGAAGCTTGCTTTCATGCCTATGGTTTGCAGCTGTTGTTCCCGGTATCTACGCAGGTCTTCCAGAAAAATATCGCCGAACACGGCGGTAGTGCAGCCCTCCTGTTGCAGTTCCATCAGGGCCTGTTGCATGGCGGCATTGTAGATGTCCATCGAAGCCTGCTCGGGCAGCCAGACTTTCTTGAGCGGCACGCCCAGCGATTGAGCCTGCAGGTCTAACAGGGTTTCCCGTACCCCGTGCA
It includes:
- a CDS encoding LytTR family transcriptional regulator DNA-binding domain-containing protein; translation: MISHFTRALIIDDERLARNELRRLLKEFPEIQVVGEAANAQEGLEQIESLEPDLLFLDIQMPDKTGFELLEMLDRVPTVIFTTAYDEYALKAFEFNALDYLMKPIEPRRLADALQKLRQQEQKEKQQLLGRGVLSENDQVFVKDGERCWFVKLHEIRLFESAGNYARVYFGNNKPLILKSLNALEERLDPRVFFRANRKHIVNLRHIEKIDPYFNGGLLLEMRGGERIEVSRRQAVKFKEMMSL
- a CDS encoding geranylgeranylglyceryl/heptaprenylglyceryl phosphate synthase; translation: MQTHQPVYTTFCENKQKGKKAFAVLIDPDNIDFPDLNRLLTLSEDAGVDYLLIGGSLMITDRLDAYCQHIKQHCRIPLILFPGSPTQLSRHVDALLYLSLISGRNAELLIGQHVLSAAAVKQSGVEVISTGYMVIDGGVPTTVSYISNAAPIPADKDDIAMCTAMAGEMLGKKIIYMDAGSGARHPISEQMLRRVSENISLPLIVGGGIRDPETAYRMARAGADVIVVGNAIEKDQELIKDMTAALHSLPATTMH
- a CDS encoding vitamin B12-dependent ribonucleotide reductase, coding for MTTKNQTLAQGLQFHRYFTKEGLSPYDMFSYELRTSVIRNPNGEVIFEMNNVEVPAHWSQIATDILAQKYFRKAGVPQPDGSLGRETSVKQVVHRLANCWRNWGERYGYFASAHDAQVFYDELVYCMLNQMCAPNSPQWFNTGLYDSYGIKGKPQGHYYVDPETGELKESTSAYERPQPHACFILSVEDDLVNPGGIMDLWVREARIFKYGSGVGTNFSNIRAEGEKLSGGGSSSGLMSFLKIGDRAAGAIKSGGTTRRAAKMVCLDLDHPEVVEFINWKVEEEKKVAALIAAGYSSDYEGEAYRTVSGQNSNNSVRIPNEFFRILAEDGIWEMKARTTGKTMRTIKARELWDKIAYAAWRCADPGVQYDTTINEWHTCPKGGRIRASNPCSEYMFLDNTACNLASINLRKFYDEEANRFDIPAFEYVVRLWTVVLEISVLMAQFPSKEVAQLSYDYRTLGLGYANLGSLLMVNGIPYDSEQARAMAAAITAIMTGVAYKTSAEMAMHLGPFPRFAENRDDMLRVIRNHRAAAYDATDAYEGLQIKPQGINARYCPDDLLKAATRAWDEALQMGEQYGYRNAQVSVIAPTGTIGLIMDCDTTGIEPDFALVKFKKLSGGGYFKIINQSIPVALKRLGYSETEIRAIVDYARGTGSFEGAPHINHQSLSERGFIAEELKKLDRAVASAFDISFVFNVYTLGEECLQRLGFKPEQYFNPDFSLLHALGFTDAEIEAANDYVCGTMTVEGAPYLKPEHLPVFDCANKCGKKGQRYIHPHGHIRMMAAVQPFISGAISKTINLPNEATVADIADCYYLSWELGLKACALYRDGSKLSQPLSNRTEKKKEETTTEATSTKTEKIDLNSLTIDEILEAARIKMQSSPDTSFMRALSRVVQRKTLPAKRRGFTQKAKINGQTIFLRTGEYSDGTLGEIFIDMHKEGATLRSMMNCFAIAVSIGLQYGVPLEEFVDKFVFTRFEPSGPVEHPNIKFATSIVDYIFRVLGYEYLHRDDLVHVPDPDRQTGSETSADWSGRAEPVQTQPAQELQLSDKKQPVQMEAAVHEEAATGAQAGTQAYLRQMQSDAPSCPNCGHITVRSGTCYKCLNCGSSLGCS
- a CDS encoding diphthine--ammonia ligase, whose translation is MKEKAFLNWSGGKDAMMAYFTLRASQHLHIAFFLTTCNEAYRRISMHGVRETLLDLQAQSLGVPLKKVWLPEQASMDIYNAAMQQALMELQQEGCTTAVFGDIFLEDLRRYREQQLQTIGMKASFPLWKEDTRDLLKRFVDSGFQAIVVCVNGHRLDRSFAGRIIDHRFIEDLPPDVDPCGENGEFHSFVFDGPLFRFPVAFRKGEIIERQFPAAAEGSTGWDTVFWYCDLIPENENGA